The Oryzihumus leptocrescens sequence GCGCGCGTCTTCGTGGCCATGGCGGTCATCAGCGTCGTCCTCGGGCTCATCCTCGTGGAGTCCCGCCGCCACGCCATCGTCGGCGGGCCGCCGGGCCTGCAGGAGGCGCTCTGGCAGGTGCTGACCGGCCTCGTCGGGCTCAACGGGCCGCTGGTCTTCGTCAGCGACCGGACCAACGACGTCATCGGTGCGGTCCTGCTCGGCCTGGGCATCATGACCCTGCTCGTCCCGGTCTACCTGGCCCTGCGCGCCCCCGAGCCGCGCCCGATGGTCACCGACGAGGACGAGGCCCGCCTGCGGGCGCTGCTGGAGCGCAGCCCCGACTCCCTGGGCTACTTCAACCTGCGCCGCGACAAGAGCGTCATCTGGTCCGAGAGCGGCAAGGCGGCCATCGCCTACCGGGTCGTCTCCGGCGTGATGCTCGCCAGCGGGGACCCGCTCGGCGACCCGGAGGCCTGGCCGGGCGCGATCGCGGCGTTCCTGCGCGAGGCCGAGCTGCACGCCTGGCGGCCGGCGGTGATCGGCTGCTCGGAGCGGGCCGGCCACGTCTGGACGCGCGAGACCGGCTTCGACATCCTCGAGCTCGGCGACGAGGCGGTCGTCGACGCGGCCTCGTTCACCCTCGAGGGCCGGGCCATGCGCAACGTGCGCCAGATGGTCAAGCGGATCGGCCGGGCCGGCTACACCACCGAGGTGGTGCGCGCCTCCCAGGTCACCGAGGGCGACCGCCGCCGGGCCCTGGCCGACGCCAGCGCGTGGCGCGGCACCGAGACCGAGCGGGGCTTCTCGATGGCCCTCGGGCGGCTGGTCGACCCCGTCGACCCCGACTGCGTGCTCGTCGTGGCCCGCCAGGACGGCGTGATCCGCGCCTTCCTGCAGTTCGTGCCGTGGGGGAGCGACGGCATGTCCCTGGACGTCATGCGCCGCGACCGCACCGCCGACCCCGGCGTCAACGAGCTGATGATCGTCGACGCCCTGCGGGCCGCGCCGGAGCTGGGGGTCAAGCGGGTGTCGCTGAACTTCGCGGCGTTCCGCTCGGCGTTCGAGCGCGGTGAGCGGCTGGGCGCCGGGCCGATGGAGCGGGCGTGGTACCGCGTGCTGAAGTTCGCCTCCCGCTGGTTCCAGATCGAGAGCCTCTACCGCTTCAACGCCAAGTTCCAGCCGGAGTGGACGCCCCGGTTCGTGGTCTACCCGGCCACCCGCGACGTGCCGCGCATCGCCCTCGCGGCGCTGGAGGCCGAGGCGTTCCTGACCTGGCCCCGGCTGCGCTTCTTCAGCGGGGCGTCCTCGTGAGCACGCTGGTGATGGGGGTCGTCAACGTCACCCCCGACTCCTTCAGCGACGGGGGACGGTGGTTCGAGCCGGGGGCCGCGGTCGAGCACGGGCTCGAGCTGCTCGAGCAGGGCGCCGACCTGCTCGACGTGGGCGGGGAGTCGACCCGTCCCGGGGCGCAGCGTCCGGACGAGGCCGAGGAGCTGCGGCGCGTGATACCGGTGGTGCGCGAGCTGGCTGCCCAGGGTGCGCGCGTCTCGGTGGACACGATGCGGGCGTCCGTGGCCGGCGCCGCGCTCGAGGCCGGGGCCAGCATCGTCAACGACGTCAGCGGCGGCCTGGCCGACCCGGACATGCCGGCCGTCCTGGCCGGCACCGGCGTGCCGTTCATCGCCATGCACTGGCGTGGCCACAGCGCGCAGATGCAGCAGCGGGCGCAGTACGACGACGTCGTCGCCGAGGTGCGCGCCGAGCTCGGGGAGCGGGTCGAGCAGCTGCTGGCCCGGGGCCTGCGCCGCGAGCAGCTGGTGCTCGACCCCGGCTTCGGCTTCGCCAAGCTGCCCGCCCACAACTGGGCCCTCCTGGCGCACCTGGAGCTGGTCGTCGCGCTGGGCCTGCCGGTGCTCGTCGGCACCTCCCGCAAGACGTTCCTGGGCCGGCTCGGCGTGCCCGAGGGCGCCGACCCGCGGCCGCCGCTGGAGCGCGACGCCGCCACCTGCGCCACCACCGTCCTGGCCGCGCAGGCGGGGGCCTGGGCGGTCCGGGTCCACGACGTGGCCTCCAGCGTGGCCGCGGTCCAGGTCGTCGCGGCGACGGAGGGGGCACGATGACCGACCGGATCACCCTGACCGGCATCAGCGCGCGGGGCCGCCACGGCGTGCTGGACTGGGAGAAGCAGCTGGGCCAGCCGTTCGTCGCCGACGTGGTCCTCGAGGTCGACCTGGCCCGGCCCGGGGAGAGCGACGACCTGGCGCACACCGTCAACTACGCCGCCGTCGCCGCCGAGGTCGTGGAGGTGCTGTCCGGGGAGCCGCTGGACCTCATCGAGGCCGTCGCCGAGCGGGTCGCCCGCCGGGGGCTGGCCTACCCGCTCGTCGAGGCGGTCGAGGTCACCGTGCACAAGCCGGACGCGCCCGTAGGCGTGCCGTTCACCGACGTCAGCGTCCACGTCCGGCGCGAGCGGGACACCCCGGTCGTGGTCGCCCTCGGCGCCAACCTCGGCGACGTGCAGGAGACCCTGGAGGCAGCGGTCCGCGCGGTCGGGGACCTCGAGGGGGTGCGGGTGGACACGGTCTCGCCGCTCGTCGAGACCGACCCGGTCGGCGGGCCGGAGCAGCCGGCCTACCTCAACGCCGTGCTGCTGGCCCACACCCGGCTCGCCCCGCACCGGCTGCTGGCTTCACTGCACCGGATCGAGGCCGCGCACGGCCGCACCCGCGAGACCCGTTGGGGCGCGAGGACGCTGGACCTCGACCTCATCCAGTACGGCGATCCCGACGTCGGCACCGACGTGGTCAGCGACGACCCCGGGCTGATGCTGCCGCACCCGCGCGCCGCAGAGCGGGCGTTCGTGCTCACCCCGTGGCTGCGAGCCGATCCCGAGGCGCGGCTGCGGGTGGCCCCCGGTGAGGTGGCCGACGTGGCGCGCCTGCTCGCGGCCACCGACGCCGACGGCGTTCGACCCGGACCCGAATGGAGTGCACCATGGTGAAGGACGGTCGGGGCGTCACCGTGCGCCTGGTCCTTGCGGTCGTGGTCGTGGTGGCCGCCGTCTCGTGGGCCGTGCTGCGCTGGTGGGAGGGCGCCGGCCACGGCCTGCCGGGGGCGTCCTGGGGCAGTGCGGTGCTGCTGGCCTTCATGGCCGTGGGCATCTACGTCGCCGGCCTGCCGGTGCGCCGCTGGCAGCAGGGCAAGGCCACCCGTGAGCTCAGCATGGTCCGGGCGCTGCGCACCCTGGTGCTCGCCCAGGCGGCGGCCCTCACCGGGGCCATGGTCACCGGCTGGTATGCCGCGCTGGTGCTGCTGCGCCTGCCCGACGTCGACGTGGCGTCGGTGCGTGCCGACGCGGTGCACGCCCTGGTGCTGCTCCTCGCCGGGGTGCTGCTGACCGTGGCCGGGATGGCCGCCCAGCGGATGTGCCGGGTCGACGACGACCGGTCCGACCGCGAGGACGACGACGCCGACGCCCCGCGCTGAGCGGCGCGCGGCCGGTGGGGGGAGCGCGGTGGTTCAGCTGTGCGCGCCCGGTCAGCGGCGGCGGCGCGGTGGCTCGGAGACGCGGGCGATGATCGGCATCTCGACGGTGTCCACGCCCAGCACGGCGGACTCGTCCGGCTTGCCCGGCAGGACGTGCGCCACGTAGTCCTTGATCGCGGCCTCGATCGAGACGTCGTGCCCGGCGCGCTCGGACATGTACCACCGGTGCTCCAGGACCTCGTGGAACAGCTCGGCCGGCTCGAGCTTGTGGGTGAGGTCGCGCGGTACCTCACGCTGCACCGGCTCGTAGACCCGGGAGAGCCAGTCGTGCGCGACGATCTCCTCGTCGTCGCCCTGCCGGTCCGTGGCCGCACGGTAGGCGTCGAGGTCGTTGAGCAGGCGGCGAGCCTGGTTCTCCTCGACGTCCAGCCCGGTCAGCCTCAGCAGCCGGCGCGAGTGGTGGCCGGCGTCGACCACCTTGGGCTGGATCTGGATCTGGGTGCCGCCGATGTCGGTGGAGATGGCCAGCTCGTCCACGTCGAAGCCGAGCCCGTTGAGCCGGCGGATCCGCTCGTCGACCCGCCAGCGGTCACCCTGCTCGAACCGCTCGAGCTCGGTCAGCTCGCGCCACAGGTCGCGGTAGCGGTCCACGATCCGCTGCGAGGTGTCCACGGGGTCGACCGACTCGGGCAG is a genomic window containing:
- a CDS encoding phosphatidylglycerol lysyltransferase domain-containing protein; amino-acid sequence: MSERASTRHATPLSQRFAAFTGPQSKVPRVIGLLTYLIGIGDIITGLRRGLGSRFHPIAEVLPGSVANAASAASVVAGILLLFLAHALTRRKRRAWRAGVVLLSISVLLHAGRVELIATAVSMVVLIVLVVTREQFHALGDPTTRWRAARVFVAMAVISVVLGLILVESRRHAIVGGPPGLQEALWQVLTGLVGLNGPLVFVSDRTNDVIGAVLLGLGIMTLLVPVYLALRAPEPRPMVTDEDEARLRALLERSPDSLGYFNLRRDKSVIWSESGKAAIAYRVVSGVMLASGDPLGDPEAWPGAIAAFLREAELHAWRPAVIGCSERAGHVWTRETGFDILELGDEAVVDAASFTLEGRAMRNVRQMVKRIGRAGYTTEVVRASQVTEGDRRRALADASAWRGTETERGFSMALGRLVDPVDPDCVLVVARQDGVIRAFLQFVPWGSDGMSLDVMRRDRTADPGVNELMIVDALRAAPELGVKRVSLNFAAFRSAFERGERLGAGPMERAWYRVLKFASRWFQIESLYRFNAKFQPEWTPRFVVYPATRDVPRIALAALEAEAFLTWPRLRFFSGASS
- the folP gene encoding dihydropteroate synthase codes for the protein MGVVNVTPDSFSDGGRWFEPGAAVEHGLELLEQGADLLDVGGESTRPGAQRPDEAEELRRVIPVVRELAAQGARVSVDTMRASVAGAALEAGASIVNDVSGGLADPDMPAVLAGTGVPFIAMHWRGHSAQMQQRAQYDDVVAEVRAELGERVEQLLARGLRREQLVLDPGFGFAKLPAHNWALLAHLELVVALGLPVLVGTSRKTFLGRLGVPEGADPRPPLERDAATCATTVLAAQAGAWAVRVHDVASSVAAVQVVAATEGAR
- the folK gene encoding 2-amino-4-hydroxy-6-hydroxymethyldihydropteridine diphosphokinase, with amino-acid sequence MTDRITLTGISARGRHGVLDWEKQLGQPFVADVVLEVDLARPGESDDLAHTVNYAAVAAEVVEVLSGEPLDLIEAVAERVARRGLAYPLVEAVEVTVHKPDAPVGVPFTDVSVHVRRERDTPVVVALGANLGDVQETLEAAVRAVGDLEGVRVDTVSPLVETDPVGGPEQPAYLNAVLLAHTRLAPHRLLASLHRIEAAHGRTRETRWGARTLDLDLIQYGDPDVGTDVVSDDPGLMLPHPRAAERAFVLTPWLRADPEARLRVAPGEVADVARLLAATDADGVRPGPEWSAPW
- a CDS encoding DUF3180 domain-containing protein translates to MVKDGRGVTVRLVLAVVVVVAAVSWAVLRWWEGAGHGLPGASWGSAVLLAFMAVGIYVAGLPVRRWQQGKATRELSMVRALRTLVLAQAAALTGAMVTGWYAALVLLRLPDVDVASVRADAVHALVLLLAGVLLTVAGMAAQRMCRVDDDRSDREDDDADAPR
- a CDS encoding DUF4032 domain-containing protein, with the protein product MALQITAARPDPALLDLPWSVPLEEWPEDVLAALPRGISRHVVRFVKLSGRVLAVKEISEDLARREYNLLRLLTRLDQPCVEAFGVISGRTTPDGEELDACLITRHLQFSLPYRALFSQTLRKDTAQRLIDALAVLLVRLHLTGFWWGDVSLSNTLFRRDAGAFAAYLVDAETGELRDNLSDGQREHDLEIARVNIAGELMDLSAGGFLPESVDPVDTSQRIVDRYRDLWRELTELERFEQGDRWRVDERIRRLNGLGFDVDELAISTDIGGTQIQIQPKVVDAGHHSRRLLRLTGLDVEENQARRLLNDLDAYRAATDRQGDDEEIVAHDWLSRVYEPVQREVPRDLTHKLEPAELFHEVLEHRWYMSERAGHDVSIEAAIKDYVAHVLPGKPDESAVLGVDTVEMPIIARVSEPPRRRR